TTTTTGAATTAGATATATTATTTATTTGATTTTCATTTTTTCAAAGTTTTATTTTATTTATAAACATTTTTGTTTTTAAAAAATGAGATAAATCTTGCTTATTAAAATTAGAACAATTTTCTAAAAAATTTTTTTGACACTGGTAATCAATAAATTTTTGTTTAATTAAATTTGTTGTTAATTTTTGTATTTTTTGTTGATACAAATAATTTAAAAAATATAAAAACAATAAAATACTTATAACAATTGAGAATACAAAAAAATTAATGTACATTAGTACTAAAGAAGAAATAATTATAGACATTGAATCGAAAATAAAATTAAATAAAAATAAAGATTTAAAATTTGCAATAACTTCTATGTAATTAAAACGTCTTAAGTAATCTAAAATTTCTAATTTATAAAAATTATTTAATTTTAAATTTTCTAATTTATTAACTAGAGACGATGTAAGATTATAAGAAATTTCTATACTTAATTTATTTACTATTAAATTTTTTATTATTGAAGTTGTATGTCTGAAAAGATTTAAAAATAAAAATAATATAAAAATAGCTAATAAATTAATTTTTGAATTATTAGGTAAAATTATGTCAAAAATAATTTTGGTATAAAAACTCACCCCTATAATACAAAATAAATTAATCATAGCTAACAATAGCAATGCAAACGAATATTTTTTATTGTTAATCAAAGAACTAATTTGATTAGAAATGTTAGTATTTTTATCAGAATTTCAAAATTGAGAATAAAAACACAAAATTGTTTTTTGAAAAACTTCATTCAATTCTAAATAATTATAAACATGTATTGATATATCTTCGGGATCATAAATAAAAAAATTATTTTTTTTAATTTTAATTAAAATTACAAAATGATTCATGCCATTCTTATTTATTAAAAGCACTATTGGAAATTCTTTTTTACTTAAATCATTTAAAGAATCTAATTCACAATTATATGCATCGATATTTAAACTATAATTTTTCGCTAATGTTTTTAATGAATAAATATTTATACCATCATTACCATAAGAAGCTTCTAATTTTAAAAGATCTAAATCAACTTCTCTTTTGTAAAAATGTTTAACAAAATATTTAATAATATATAAACCGCAATCTTTTCTATCAAATTGTTTTACATTTTTCATCATCTCTATTATTAAAATAAATGTAAAATTTTGTTAGAAAAAGAAAAAAAATAAACTTTTTAGTGTAAAGTTTGATAAAAGGAGAATTTATGAATAAAAAAGTTGTGGCTCTTGCAAGTGATCATGCTGGTGCGGAACTAAAAAATCAATTAGCTAATTATTTAAATGAAAAAGGTTATGAAACTGTTGATTTAGGTCCCGCCGATGCTTCGCAATCAATTTCTTATGCTGCTCAAGGACACCAACTAGCCAATTATCTCAACGAACATAAAGAAGTCGTATTTGGACTTGGTTTTTGTGGCACAGGATTAGGTATTTCATATGCTTTAAATAGACACGAACATATTAGAGCAGCTAGAATTACCAGTGTTGAAGATGCTAAATTGTCTAAATTACATAATGATGCAAATGTATTAGTAATGGGTGGACGTATTACTGAATTTGAAGAAGCTAAAAAAATGCTAGATGCATATTTAGACACTCAATATGAAGGCGGAAGACATCAATCTAGAATTGACGAAATAGATAGATTTTAATATGTTTAACAAAAGTAAAAATAATAAAGACAAAAAATTTAAAAAGGACTATAAAAATAATTTAAAACAAAAAAGTTTTTACAAGAATATTAGCTTAAATAAAGAAAATAATTTTAGTATTTTAGGTAAAATTATTCGTTTTTTCTTAATTATAATTTTAAAAATAACAACTCCTAAAAATAGTTGAAAAAACAAAAATAAAACAAAAGAATTAATTGATAGAGCTTATAAAAAATATGTTAGCGAAGATTTAGTTTTTATTCCTTTGTCGTTAGCTTTTTATTTTCTCATTTCTTTTGTGCCTATTATTACTATCTTGATAGTACTGTTATCTTTAATTCCTAATTATGATAGTTATTTTATTAATATTATTCTCAGTAGAATTATCCCTGGAATCAATGATGTAATTAATTTAAGTAATAGTTTTAAAAATACCACTTTACAAACCATTTCAATTATTTTATTAGTGTTAACATCTTTATGAATTGCATCGGGAGGATTTGCCAAATGAGTTTATAGTCAAAATTATATTTATAAACATGAACAATTAGGCAATTTAATCACTAATCGCTTTAAAGGTTTTATTATTGTTATAGGTATTAGTTTATATTTATTTATTAGTATTTGTTTATATATTTGATTTTTTAAATTATTTAATTTAAAGGAAAATACTACTCAATTTGATACTGTTTTTTACTGTAGTTTTACTATATATTTATTTTTAATTTTATA
Above is a window of Mycoplasma sp. 1018B DNA encoding:
- a CDS encoding RpiB/LacA/LacB family sugar-phosphate isomerase, coding for MNKKVVALASDHAGAELKNQLANYLNEKGYETVDLGPADASQSISYAAQGHQLANYLNEHKEVVFGLGFCGTGLGISYALNRHEHIRAARITSVEDAKLSKLHNDANVLVMGGRITEFEEAKKMLDAYLDTQYEGGRHQSRIDEIDRF
- a CDS encoding Mbov_0121 family peptidase domain-containing ABC transporter, translating into MKNVKQFDRKDCGLYIIKYFVKHFYKREVDLDLLKLEASYGNDGINIYSLKTLAKNYSLNIDAYNCELDSLNDLSKKEFPIVLLINKNGMNHFVILIKIKKNNFFIYDPEDISIHVYNYLELNEVFQKTILCFYSQFWNSDKNTNISNQISSLINNKKYSFALLLLAMINLFCIIGVSFYTKIIFDIILPNNSKINLLAIFILFLFLNLFRHTTSIIKNLIVNKLSIEISYNLTSSLVNKLENLKLNNFYKLEILDYLRRFNYIEVIANFKSLFLFNFIFDSMSIIISSLVLMYINFFVFSIVISILLFLYFLNYLYQQKIQKLTTNLIKQKFIDYQCQKNFLENCSNFNKQDLSHFLKTKMFINKIKLWKNENQINNISNSKNFLNEWILSNLSLIVIFISSWFLLNNKGSLGNIVMFLSLINFLINPFNSLNNLFVSKNLYNEAFVALNFVLNLEIKDSLGFISIPNIQKINIKKLVYAYEDGKNIIDIENFVIDSHLQIRGKNGSGKTTFLNIIKNNLENWNGYMEINNINYLEIDKNEFNSNFIFINNNNIIPQIKLSEYLSSGNRNKFEELNNILNFGELPKLINKMKINLNMMLKENASNLSAGQRQFISLLKLFTKKYKLIILDEAFENLDNDIKKDLKIMIKDYQCDALFIEVSHTNNFIFTNKEINFGEINKIK
- a CDS encoding YihY/virulence factor BrkB family protein, translated to MFNKSKNNKDKKFKKDYKNNLKQKSFYKNISLNKENNFSILGKIIRFFLIIILKITTPKNSWKNKNKTKELIDRAYKKYVSEDLVFIPLSLAFYFLISFVPIITILIVLLSLIPNYDSYFINIILSRIIPGINDVINLSNSFKNTTLQTISIILLVLTSLWIASGGFAKWVYSQNYIYKHEQLGNLITNRFKGFIIVIGISLYLFISICLYIWFFKLFNLKENTTQFDTVFYCSFTIYLFLILYCGITLLYKLTPNFKNPLNMIFPGALTASIPIAIFIIIFGYLSSWINYSKYGIISTFMYIGLFVSFLSYCLLLGTIVNEAYYKTYHSSFTIKKNYWFTWNKKY